In Actinoplanes derwentensis, the following proteins share a genomic window:
- a CDS encoding DNA-3-methyladenine glycosylase family protein, which produces MSAGGWHSDPVTVTRRLTPPERYAFGASVRPLLVPKHDPCGRFDAGGLQLAMRTPAGPASLILTRIAGELEATGHGPGAEWAVERADAIAGLRDDVSVFPALAARHPLVERLAKTFAGVRLPATGQIFARLLRAILEQKVTGKEAHRSYRAVCRSFGEPAPGPVDLLLPPDPAVVAATAYWEFHPFGVEQRRTQALLRAAQVADRLERCADAAEATARLTALPGIGPWTAAETVRFAFGDPDAVSVGDFHIPNTVAFALAGEARGTDERMLELLEPFRGHRGRVCDLLAMGGITAPKFGPRMPLRSFSRF; this is translated from the coding sequence GACTGACACCACCGGAGCGATACGCCTTCGGCGCCTCGGTGCGGCCGCTCCTGGTCCCGAAACACGACCCGTGCGGGCGGTTCGATGCCGGCGGGCTCCAGCTCGCCATGCGTACCCCAGCCGGTCCGGCGTCTTTGATCTTGACCCGAATCGCCGGGGAGCTGGAGGCGACCGGACACGGCCCGGGAGCAGAGTGGGCGGTGGAGCGGGCCGACGCGATCGCCGGACTGCGCGACGACGTGAGCGTTTTCCCGGCCTTGGCGGCGCGTCACCCGCTGGTCGAGCGGCTGGCCAAGACCTTCGCGGGAGTACGCCTACCCGCCACCGGCCAGATCTTTGCTCGCCTGTTACGGGCGATCCTGGAGCAGAAGGTGACCGGAAAGGAGGCACACCGGTCGTACCGCGCGGTGTGCCGTAGTTTCGGGGAGCCCGCGCCCGGCCCGGTCGATCTGCTGCTGCCGCCGGACCCGGCCGTGGTGGCGGCCACCGCCTACTGGGAGTTCCATCCGTTCGGTGTCGAGCAGCGCCGCACCCAGGCCCTGTTGCGGGCCGCGCAGGTCGCGGACCGGCTGGAACGGTGTGCCGACGCGGCCGAGGCGACGGCCCGGCTGACGGCTCTGCCGGGGATCGGACCGTGGACGGCCGCGGAGACGGTGCGGTTCGCCTTCGGTGATCCGGACGCGGTGAGTGTCGGTGACTTCCACATCCCGAACACGGTGGCGTTCGCGCTGGCCGGCGAGGCGCGCGGCACCGACGAACGGATGCTGGAGCTGCTGGAACCGTTCCGTGGGCACCGGGGCCGAGTGTGTGATCTGCTCGCGATGGGCGGGATCACCGCACCGAAGTTCGGTCCGCGGATGCCGCTGCGGTCGTTCTCCCGGTTCTGA
- a CDS encoding hemolysin family protein has product MILGSEPTLIAQRWALLAARLVRGRRGEDTAQEIRDLVAAQREFSAEQRTIISGACAIAGRNLREILVPRRDVLTLASGRPAAEALRALIDGGHSRAPVIGPAGLDDVIGVVHLRDLVGAAGPVDGVARPPLFLPATLRVSDALRQLRAERQPLALVADENGAVDGIVTIEDLVEEIVGEIYDETDADVASAVREPDGSLLMPGSFPIHDLPDVGFRGQSAEPGDYTTVAGMVLAELGHIPTGPGEVVTLPEFTAEVTEVTGRAITRLRVRALPADID; this is encoded by the coding sequence ATGATCCTCGGTAGCGAGCCGACGCTGATCGCACAGCGCTGGGCGTTGCTCGCCGCTCGACTGGTCCGCGGCCGCCGCGGCGAGGACACCGCCCAGGAGATCCGGGACCTGGTCGCCGCCCAGCGGGAGTTCTCGGCGGAGCAGCGCACCATCATCTCCGGCGCGTGCGCGATCGCCGGCCGGAACCTGCGCGAGATCCTGGTGCCCCGCCGTGACGTCCTCACCCTGGCCAGCGGCCGGCCCGCGGCCGAGGCACTGCGGGCGCTGATCGACGGCGGGCACTCCCGGGCGCCGGTGATCGGGCCGGCCGGGCTGGACGACGTGATCGGCGTGGTGCACCTGCGGGATCTGGTCGGCGCGGCCGGCCCGGTCGACGGGGTGGCCCGGCCGCCGCTGTTCCTGCCGGCGACGCTGCGGGTCTCCGACGCGCTCCGGCAACTGCGTGCCGAACGGCAGCCGCTGGCCCTGGTCGCCGACGAGAACGGGGCTGTCGACGGCATCGTCACGATCGAGGACCTGGTCGAGGAGATCGTCGGGGAGATCTACGACGAGACCGACGCGGACGTGGCGTCGGCCGTGCGGGAACCGGACGGATCCCTGCTGATGCCGGGCTCGTTCCCGATCCACGACCTGCCGGACGTCGGGTTCCGCGGGCAGTCCGCCGAACCCGGCGACTACACCACGGTCGCCGGCATGGTGCTTGCCGAACTCGGGCACATCCCGACCGGGCCGGGCGAGGTGGTGACCCTGCCGGAGTTCACCGCCGAGGTGACCGAGGTGACCGGGCGGGCCATCACCCGGTTGCGGGTTCGTGCGCTACCCGCCGATATCGACTGA
- a CDS encoding GAF domain-containing protein has translation MTESSSAYEYLDNVDPREQARLDAVRRYRLVDQPVEDAYDRIAFVAGALFGTPIATVSLVERDRVWLAACQGLTGVREIGKEPGLCASVIAQDDVYVINNAAVDPRTLEHPLVRGDLGLRFYAAAPIRTHDGYRLGTVNVIDSVPREAHPRQLKALENLAAIVADELELRLMVIRSAAAEQRMRETVN, from the coding sequence ATGACAGAGTCGTCTAGCGCCTACGAATACCTGGACAACGTGGACCCGCGGGAGCAGGCCCGCCTCGACGCGGTGCGCCGGTACCGGCTGGTCGATCAGCCGGTCGAGGACGCGTACGACCGGATCGCCTTCGTCGCCGGCGCCCTCTTCGGCACCCCGATCGCCACCGTCTCCCTGGTCGAGCGGGACCGGGTGTGGCTGGCCGCCTGCCAGGGCCTGACCGGGGTGCGGGAGATCGGCAAGGAGCCCGGCCTGTGCGCCTCGGTGATCGCCCAGGACGACGTCTACGTGATCAACAACGCGGCCGTGGACCCGCGCACCCTGGAACACCCGCTGGTCCGCGGCGACCTGGGGCTGCGGTTCTACGCCGCGGCCCCGATCCGCACCCACGACGGTTACCGCCTCGGCACCGTCAACGTGATCGACAGCGTGCCCCGGGAGGCGCACCCGCGTCAGCTCAAGGCCCTGGAGAACCTCGCCGCGATCGTCGCCGACGAGCTGGAACTGCGGCTCATGGTGATCCGCAGCGCTGCCGCCGAACAGCGGATGCGGGAAACGGTGAACTGA
- a CDS encoding diacylglycerol/lipid kinase family protein, translating into MRTPRTIAVVAHRRKTLGGGLDELRRLLTSRGIEKLLWYEVPKSRKAPKQVRKAVKADVDLLIVWGGDGMVQRTLDVLARDKKGRETPVAIMPAGTGNLFAGNMGIPTDLEKAVEIAFTGDRRRIDLGRLDDEHFAVMAGVGFDGAMIKDADGALKDRLGKLSYVWTGLRHVNGETPRAKIKIDGNDWFDDEASCVLIGNVGTIHAGIQAFDGASPTDGWLDVGVATAHNAVEWARALGTMAVTRSDNSPFVRTTRARRIDVTLESKMEYELDGGARAKTRKFTARVVPEAVRICVPSEKP; encoded by the coding sequence ATGCGAACCCCCCGCACGATCGCCGTCGTGGCCCACCGGCGGAAGACCCTCGGTGGCGGACTCGACGAACTACGCCGTCTCCTGACCAGCCGTGGCATCGAGAAACTCCTCTGGTACGAGGTGCCGAAGAGCCGCAAAGCCCCCAAGCAGGTCCGCAAAGCGGTCAAAGCCGATGTGGACCTGCTGATCGTCTGGGGCGGCGACGGCATGGTCCAGCGCACCCTCGACGTGCTGGCCCGCGACAAGAAGGGCCGTGAGACGCCGGTCGCGATCATGCCGGCCGGCACCGGCAACCTGTTCGCCGGCAACATGGGCATCCCCACCGACCTGGAGAAGGCCGTCGAGATCGCCTTCACCGGCGACCGCCGCCGCATCGACCTGGGTCGGCTCGACGACGAACACTTCGCGGTGATGGCCGGAGTCGGCTTCGACGGCGCCATGATCAAAGACGCGGACGGCGCCCTCAAGGACCGCCTCGGCAAACTCTCCTACGTCTGGACCGGCCTGCGCCACGTCAACGGCGAGACCCCGCGCGCCAAGATCAAGATCGACGGCAACGACTGGTTCGACGACGAGGCCAGCTGCGTCCTGATCGGCAACGTCGGCACCATCCACGCCGGGATCCAGGCCTTCGACGGCGCCTCACCGACCGACGGCTGGCTCGACGTCGGCGTCGCCACCGCCCACAACGCCGTCGAGTGGGCCCGCGCCCTCGGCACGATGGCCGTCACCCGCTCCGACAACTCACCGTTCGTCCGCACCACCAGGGCCCGCCGCATCGACGTCACCCTGGAATCCAAGATGGAATACGAACTCGACGGCGGCGCCCGCGCCAAAACCCGCAAGTTCACCGCGCGGGTGGTCCCGGAGGCCGTCCGGATCTGCGTACCCTCCGAAAAACCATGA